The Cryptococcus gattii WM276 chromosome B, complete sequence genome has a segment encoding these proteins:
- a CDS encoding Hypothetical Protein (Similar to TIGR gene model, INSD accession AAW40752.1), whose protein sequence is MSNVQQGSVAFPTSGPSLGSPRGRTSSPGPHRPSADVLLFNNERQVPRPIYLRNSSPRGLSSRGEVKIHIPAWGIVFVRPPRPLEVHPSETSSSHSIGRPSKDTVLSGGLEIVMKERRRVKAISVGVQSVCRLYMGRSRSWEEDGIFERGVEVLSGDEEGIWLEKGSQSFSFSILLPGTLATTDSHTFGRVSYIIAARVEGIESSTSSFSSIFKFKTLSNSLPSSTSGIPNIADFERVIARSDKFAAEIALGRGRSVSTSRSVASDRASSPEPGTDRSSIDGQAVNDVIDSGSPPFDGLYTRRHSSDISPVSTPLSLASSLPDPSFGPLFGNSDGSTQSEKVDWLHGDLKGSRELSIYAVSPFTGGVSQLDVRKEGSVDGLGSWKFSAAAEVFSVSSVILLSISIPAPCAKTTIFLARLVLTQSYTITSPRTPNAPPSNPESPQKFVLYQVGRQHKAGDLAPARSADALWRGTEAGGAGGEEGWKVKAVARIPGHDKIRPTTYDGTITPIKVSHELTLQLYYSMDGLSVTGDCVKGPGALRVMQVKIPISIPSCHCVSDALHLPTYNRSNTSPWETIDEFMASQPDDKACMCGWTFAELGEAALTKMRMTERDEAEVHLRQLATEGNKGRREDYDNDDAVI, encoded by the exons ATGAGCAACGTTCAGCAAGGCTCTGTCGCCTTTCCAACTTCCGGGCCATCGCTGGGGTCTCCTCGCGGGAGAACATCATCTCCCGGACCACATCGTCCCTCAGCTGATGTTCTTCTTTTCAACAATGAGCGACAGGTGCCGCGGCCTATCTATTTGAGAAACTCCAGTCCTCGAGGTCTAAGCAGTAGAGGGGAGGTAAAAATTCACATTCCAGCGTG GGGAATAGTCTTTGTTCGTCCACCCCGGCCTCTCGAGGTTCATCCTTCAGAGACGTCATCTAGTCACTCAATAGGACGTCCTAGCAAGGATACGGTCCTGTCAGGTGGTCTTGAAATTGTCATGAAAGAGCGCCGGCGAGTCAAAGCCATCTCAGTTGGGGTCCAAAGTGTCTGTAGGCTCTATATGGGTCGGTCGAGAAGctgggaagaagatggaatATTTGAAAGAGGTGTAGAAGTACTGAGCggcgatgaagaaggaattTGGCTGGAAAAAGGCAGTCAATC ATTCAGTTTCTCGATCCTTCTTCCCGGGACGCTAGCAACGACAGATTCTCACACGTTTGGCCGCGTGTCTTACATTATTGCAGCTCGAGTGGAGGGGATAGAGTCAAGCACGTCGTCTTTTTCCTCTATCTTCAAGTTCAAAACTCTATCAAATTCCCTTCCCTCGTCCACATCTGGAATACCCAACATCGCTGACTTTGAGCGGGTGATCGCGCGTTCAGACAAGTTCGCCGCAGAAATAGCACtgggaagagggaggagcGTGTCAACATCAAGGAGCGTAGCAAGTGATAGGGCGTCCAGTCCGGAGCCTGGCACAGATAGGTCTTCGATCGATGGTCAAGCAGTGAACGATGTGATCGACAGCGGGTCTCCGCCGTTTGACGGTCTTTATACTCGACGTCACTCATCTGACATCTCCCCAGTGTCGACCCCTTTGTCGCTtgcctcttctcttccgGACCCGAGCTTTGGCCCCTTGTTTGGGAATAGCGATGGTAGCACGCAGTCCGAAAAGGTTGATTGGTTACACGGCGATCTGAAAGGATCGCGGGAATTATCAATATATGCTGTTTCACCGTTTACTGGAGGAGTCTCGCAGCTAGATGTCAGAAAAGAGGGAAGCGTTGATGGCCTTGGGTCCTGGAAGTTCAGTGCTGCTGCCGAGGTT TTCTCTGTGTCTTCAGTGATTCTTCTATCAATATCTATTCCGGCACCTTGTGCGAAGACGACTATCTTCCTTGCTCGGCTGGTCCTTACTCAGTCGTACACGATTACATCTCCACGGACACCTAATGCGCCTCCCTCGAACCCAGAATCGCCGCAGAAATTCGTACTGTATCAAGTCGGAAGACAGCACAAAGCAGGTGATCTTGCCCCTGCGAGGAGTGCCGACGCACTTTGGAGAGGCACAGAGGCAGGAGGTGCAGGgggtgaagaagggtggAAGGTCAAGGCCGTTGCGAGAATACCTGGACACGACAAAATTAGACCTACTACGTATGACGG AACAATAACCCCCATCAAGGTATCGCATGAGTTGACCCTTCAGTTGTATTATTCCATGGATGGTTTATCCGTTACTGGGGACTGTGTTAAAGGTCCTGGAGCTTTGCGGGTGATGCAGGTTAAAATACCAATTTCCATTCCTTCCTGCCACTGCGTTTCCGATGCCCTCCACTTACCAACTTATAACAGGTCAAATACTTCGCCTTGGGAAACTATTGATGAGTTCATGGCGTCCCAACCGGATGACAAGGCTTGCATGTGCGGTTGGACGTTCGCAGAACTCGGTGAAGCAGCTTTGACAAAGATGCGAATGACGGAGAGAGATGAGGCCGAAGTACACTTGAGGCAGCTAGCTACGGAAGGGAATAAAGGACGGCGGGAAGACTATGATAATGACGACGCAGTCATCTAA
- a CDS encoding Cactin, putative (Similar to TIGR gene model, INSD accession AAW40750.1) encodes MPRSPELNTKLEKDSSRERTRDRRDRDRDRYRDDYDHKESSSRRDERERDRDRDRRYKDDRGQDQDRERDRERERRRDKGRGDYYDSDRDRDRDRERRDRKRERSRSRERSYKKERKHHDSRSPSPSSKTKRKEAKAAAKAAAKREAELEQSRALAELSMYSATDNPFHDANLGEQFQWHKKRDKEKKAGLTAEEIARKDALRRQEAKEELERLNKRRADREVEMQLREEEETRQRRLAEDAAMAEWIAKEDDFQLEQSRRRAGIRLREQRAKAIDFLAINLRFTDPKSSHQTAAIGALTNPRASEVEREEEEEGWGWADAGFEFEIDEPWKIFDNLTLDDCVELEQDIKMYLSLEKSAINIEFWQAMQIVCEHHLSQLRDPEHAVGGPLSDPEVEEATNKIVSGLSLQRLVELENKANGLLRSGQPVDSDFWELILKKIHVEKAIAKLNSIHEIVLKNRLEQFKRRQREDAAKVQAELGGVLVSNENAFGGDIHADAGAVPTGGDEADDEEEDEDDYVEDYDREMSPPIAEPRTMGLDERRLPIVNEEEELRALFAARHSITSSNFIPRQARASAHTSQSISRPSAADLEAERIYREEAEREARELGSDESEEEFGDLDAGLEVPSTYDWSDRYRPRKPRFFNRVHTGYEWSKYNQTHYDTDNPPPKVVQGYKFNVFYPDLIDKSKAPTYYLKSIPDDPDTQIIVFTAGPPYEDIAFRIVRRPWEYSHRKGFRSTFDRGVLQLYFNFARTFYRK; translated from the exons ATGCCCAGATCACCAGAACTCAATACCAAGCTCGAAAAAGATAGCAGCAGAGAGAGAACGAGGGATAGAAGAGACAGAGACAGGGATCGATATCGAGACGACTATGACCACAAGGAATCAAGTTCAAGAAGGGAtgagagggagagagatCGAGATAGAGACAGGAGATATAAAGACGATCGCGGTCAAGACCAAGACAGGGAACGCGATAGAGAACGAGAGCGACGCCGTGATAAGGGCAGAGGGGACTACTACGACTCTGATCGTGATCGGGACCGAGATAGAGAAAGACGAGACCGCAAGCGGGAACGGAGTCGATCTCGTGAACGGTCTTACAAGAAAGAGCGGAAACATCACGACTCTCGCTCgccttctccctcctcaAAAACCAAACGCAAAGAAGCTAAAGCAGCTGCTAAAGCCGCTGCAAAAAGAGAAGCTGAGCTTGAACAGTCTCGTGCCCTCGCAGAACTGTCAATGTATTCGGCAACGGACAATCCCTTCCACGATGCCAATTTAGGAGAGCAGTTCCAATGGCACAAGAAGAGGGATAAGGAGAAGAAAGCAGGTTTGACTGCCGAAGAAATTGCGAGAAAGGATGCTTTGCGCCGACAAGAGGCTAAAGAAGAACTGGAGAGATTGAACAAGAGAAGGGCCGACAGAGAAGTGGAGATGCAACTtagggaggaggaggaaacTCGGCAAAGACGGTTGGCAGAAGATGCTGCAATGGCAGAGTGGATTGCCAAAGAGGATGATTTCCAGCTCGAGCAGTCTCGTCGAAGAGCTGGTATCCGTCTTCGAGAGCAACGTGCCAAGGCCATTGATTTCCTGGCTATCAACCTTAGATTTACAGATCCAAAGTCTTCCCACCAAACAGCAGCCATTGGTGCTCTTACCAATCCGCGCGCCAGCGAAGttgagagagaagaagaagaagaaggctggGGATGGGCTGACGCGGGTTTTGAGTTTGAAATTGACGAGCCTTGGAAAATCTTTGATAATCTCACACTTGACGACTGTGTTGAGCTAGAGCAGGATATCAAAATGTACCTCAGCTTGGAAAAATCTGCGATTAACATTGAGTTCTGGCAG GCTATGCAAATTGTTTGCGAACACCACCTTTCCCAACTCCGCGATCCTGAGCATGCTGTTGGTGGACCGCTTTCTGATCCCGAAGTCGAGGAAGCAACCAACAAGATTGTCTCTGGTCTTAGTCTCCAGCGCTTAGTTGAGCTTGAAAATAAGGCGAATGGGCTGTTGCGTAGTGGTCAGCCGGTGGACAGTGACTTTTGGGAACTTatcttgaagaagatcCATGTGGAAAAGGCCATT GCCAAACTCAACTCAATCCATGAAATCGTCCTGAAAAATCGATTAGAACAATTCAAGCGCCGCCAGCGTGAAGATGCTGCGAAAGTGCAAGCTGAGCTTGGAGGCGTCTTGGTCAGCAATGAAAATGCTTTCGGCGGTGATATACACGCCGATGCTGGAGCTGTGCCAACTGGCGGAGACGAAGCtgacgatgaggaagaagatgaggacgaCTATGTAGAGGATTACGATCGCGAGATGAGCCCGCCCATCGCTGAGCCCAGAACAATGGGCTTGGACGAAAGAAGGTTACCCATCGTCaatgaggaggaagagctCAGAGCCTTATTTGCCGCTCGTCATTCCATTACCTCATCCAATTTCATTCCTAGACAGGCTCGTGCGTCGGCTCATACATCTCAGTCCATATCTCGACCATCAGCCGCCGATCTCGAAGCAGAACGAATCTAcagagaagaagcagaGCGAGAGGCTAGAGAGTTGGGATCAGATGAGAGTGAAGAGGAGTTTGGTGATCTTGATGCCGGTTTGGAAGTGCCCTCGACGTACGATTGGAGCGATAGATACAGGCCAAGGAAGCCGAGGTTCTTCAATAGAGTACACACAGGATATGAGTGGAGCAAATATAACCAAACTCATTACGA CACCGATAACCCTCCTCCCAAAGTTGTTCAAGGATACAAGTTCAATGTTTTCTACCCTGATCTCAT CGACAAATCCAAAGCTCCAACTTATTACCTAAAGTCGATCCCAGATGACCCGGATACACAGATTATTGTTTTTACCGCAGGCCCGCCTTATGAGGATATCGCTTTCAGAATTGTGAGGAGGCCATGGGAGTATTCCCATAGGAAAGGGTTCAGAAGTACCTTTGATAGAGGCGTGTTGCAAC TGTACTTCAACTTTGCTAGGACGTTCTACAGGAAGTAA
- a CDS encoding Hypothetical Protein (Similar to TIGR gene model, INSD accession AAW40754.1), which translates to MVRSALASLARPLARQSTSLPAKRYASHGPTYHPPSGYLFGERPPKDGKRVKESWENIYYIGMFGGMIFMGVVYAYKPDTSIQSWALKEAKERLEARGEEYQYKPKSA; encoded by the exons ATGGTCCGCTCAGCGCTTGCATCTCTCGCCCGGCCCCTTGCCCGTCAATCCACATCTCTCCCTGCCAAACGGTATGCGAGTCACGGGCCCACTTACCACCCTCCATCAGGCTATCTCTTCGGCGAACGT CCTCCTAAGGATGGCAAGAGAGTAAAGGAGTCTTGGGA GAACATTTACTACATTGGAATGTTTGGCGGAATGATTTTTATGGGTGTGGTTTATGCTTACAAGCCCGATACAAG CATCCAAAGCTGGGCCTTGAAGGAAGCTAAGGAGCGCCTGGAAGCTCGGGGTGAGGAATACCAGTACAAGCCTAAATCTGCTTAG
- a CDS encoding Hypothetical Protein (Similar to TIGR gene model, INSD accession AAW40756.1): MACRPSIYAFSRLSFIPNARSFTSAHRPTQRSASRKRLYALLGLSLSLPAGYYFFQSSPSLSPSVYSDQELKSSKLLTPFHKLVTIKIPSSSHAFFDRPYRLDGEMADVEGGEVVIQHIMVKSPDIQIERPYTLINDPTVANGEREMRMVVKRVRGGEVGRVVHTAKEGETLGVRGPIPTFSIYPQRYDKIIMISTGTAVSPFLQLLSKLSPSSAPKLELIQALPTLSSRTPDLSQVSVNQAAPTEWDWVNTNEDPSFLPSLEEKFGERLKITRFPQGVIPAGAVQTALEGVNRERVLVLVCLPPWLMRPLCGGMTRNLDQGPVTGLLRELGLGSKQVYKLE; encoded by the exons ATGGCTTGCAGGCCTTCTATCTATGCGTTCTCGCGACTCTCCTTTATCCCGAATGCGCGTTCATTTACCTCGGCCCACCGTCCGACGCAGAGGTCAGCGTCCCGTAAACGGCTTTACGCACTTCTAGgtctttccctttctcttccaGCAGGATATTACTTCTTCCAATCTTCCCCTTCATTGTCACCTTCTGTATATTCAGACCAAGAACTCAAATCATCAAAACTGCTCACGCCATTCCATAAACTCGTCACCATTAAAATCCCATCGTCATCGCATGCGTTTTTTGATAGACCTTACAGGTTGGATGGCGAGATGGCGGATGTGGAAGGCGGAGAGGTGGTGATTCAGCATATCATGGTAAAGAGCCCTGATATTCAAATCGAGCGTCCATATACTCTTATCAACGATCCGACTGTCGCAAATGGAGAGAGGGAAATGCGAATGGTAGTAAAGCGAGTACGTGGGGGAGAGGTAGGAAG AGTGGTACATACTGCCAAAGAGGGCGAGACACTGGGTGTGCGAGGACCTATACCAACATTCTCTATTTATCCTCAACGATATGACAAAATAATAATG ATATCAACGGGCACTGCTGTCTCCCCTTTCCTTCAACTTCTTTCGAAGCTTTCCCCTTCAAGTGCCCCCAAATTAGAACTCATTCAGGCCCTTCCTACTCTCTCTTCCCGTACGCCAGACTTGTCTCAAGTCTCTGTAAACCAAGCCGCACCGACAGAGTGGGACTGGGTAAATACAAATGAGGATCCTTCCTTCTTACCCTCTTTGGAGGAAAAGTTTGGAGAGAGACTGAAAATCACCAGGTTTCCTCAAGGTGTTATACCTGCAGGCGCAGTGCAGACAGCTCTCGAGGGAGTCAACAGAGAGCGAGTACTTGTCCTTGTTTGCCTGCCGCCCTG GTTAATGCGACCACTTTGCGGAGGGATGACTCGCAACCTTGACCAGGGACCGGTCACTGGCCTGTTGAGAGAGCTGGGTCTAGGAAGCAAACAGGTCTATAAGCTCGAATAG
- a CDS encoding Hypothetical protein (Similar to TIGR gene model, INSD accession AAW40748.1; CNA01910) translates to MAKRTADNQKTKDDVEEEDNEEAGVRAAPLAAVEGRPVRGLPKRRGLGGSSAPTPAPAPVTAIPPAPTSGAFSPAPPSGASNTFTGFSFGASTSSTPSFSFGQSSASSTASTTPATTAPKPFAGFSFGSASAPEPSTSAPLTESPKAATPAFSFGQKPTESTQTTASQPPKPFAGFSFGAPAAAAPTTGGNASEPPKFTFGAKPTSDVTKEVSVQEPVKSNAASFSFGTAPSTVAAPASKEATQAHDFSFAKAPFTTATSATSKPTLTEASETAPAKPSFSFGPMTTTFGTGTASTSNSVPPASKAETAPAPGTSSSSLDSETSYYTSLRGLNQSFLTFFSSTIEKDQFIDLTTVLPKLLVQYEKHLTEIETKAGWKPDATNEDRVESTVASEPPKATGFTLPKAPSGGSFSLPKAPSTSSAAPATGGFTPSAPATAASKSPVFSFPAASTTPKKSSDEVNKIVSDAIANKPEEEKAKAGFGFSFGNTDSTKPKESNAFKFEAPKKSTSLFASSPATPAKSATGNEAAPLGKFGPGGSQPQLSFGAKAGTSPAASTTSSFAFNVGKPNTPAGAGTGFSFGTSSSSAATAGASTTSAFGSTGTGSAPTFSFGATTPSTSSSSPFVFGKSPVVQPSSDAPKFGASLQPFGSTSSVSTPAPTTNENNTEGEEAAAPGSPSKNLASVAGAGEENEDTVIEQRGKLNRLEDGEYKLEGLGQFKLKRTKNEEDKKRRLLMRTDGNGNVILNMAVKSTFNPSVEGPYLKFLGFNMDGKPTPYALRVKNAEAANTLLEGLKKEVEEIEKEKS, encoded by the exons ATGGCAAAGCGTACAGCCGACAATCAGAAAACAAAGGACGAtgttgaggaagaagacaatGAAGAA GCTGGCGTCAGAGCCGCTCCCCTTGCGGCCGTAGAGGGTCGACC TGTTCGAGGCTTACCAAAGCGCCGTGGTCTAGGAGGCTCTTCTGCGCCTACGCCAGCTCCTGCTCCAGTTACAGCC ATACCCCCAGCTCCTACATCAGGTGCTTTCTCACCGGCACCTCCTTCAGGGGCGTCTAATACCTTCACCGGTTTCTCTTTCGGCGCTTCTACATCTTCCactccttccttctcctttggTCAATCTTCTGCTTCCTCTACAGCTTCCACAACTCCTGCTACTACTGCACCCAAGCCCTTTGCTGGCTTTTCGTTTGGAAGTGCATCTGCTCCTGAGCCATCTACATCTGCCCCTCTTACAGAATCTCCTAAGGCTGCTACCCCCGCATTCTCATTTGGTCAGAAGCCTACTGAATCCACGCAAACAACGGCATCGCAGCCTCCCAAACCATTCGCGGGCTTCTCATTTGGGGCGCCTGCCGCTGCTGCGCCTACTACGGGTGGTAATGCATCCGAGCCGCCTAAATTCACTTTTGGAGCCAAGCCTACATCTGACGTGACCAAAGAGGTGTCAGTGCAAGAACCCGTTAAATCGAATGctgcctctttctccttcgGTACTGCCCCAAGTACTGTTGCCGCACCTGCCAGCAAGGAAGCTACTCAAGCCCATGACTTCTCCTTTGCCAAAGCTCCCTTCACCACCGCCACATCAGCCACTTCAAAGCCTACTTTGACTGAAGCATCAGAAACTGCTCCTGCAAAGCCATCATTTTCCTTTGGTCCTATGACAACGACGTTTGGCACTGGAACAGCCTCCACCTCCAACTCTGTCCCACCAGCCTCTAAGGCTGAGACAGCGCCCGCGCCGGGcacttcatcttcttccttggACTCGGAAACCTCTTATTACACTTCACTTCGTGGTCTCAATCAGTCTTTCCTCACCTTTTTCTCAAGCACCATTGAAAAGGACCAGTTCATCGATCTCACCACTGTACTTCCCAAATTGCTCGTGCAGTATGAGAAGCATCTGACGGAAATCGAAACCAAGGCGGGATGGAAGCCTGACGCAACAAATGAGGATAGGGTTGAAAGCACAGTTGCTTCAGAACCGCCCAAAGCTACCGGGTTTACTTTGCCGAAGGCTCCTTCCGGGGGTAGTTTCTCCCTTCCTAAAGCGCCGTCCACTTCTAGTGCCGCACCTGCGACCGGTGGTTTCACTCCTTCTGCACCTGCGACTGCCGCTTCAAAATCACCCGTCTTTTCTTTCCCGGCTGCTAGCACTACTCCCAAAAAATCATCTGACGAGGTTAATAAGATCGTTTCTGATGCCATTGCCAATAAACccgaggaagagaaggcGAAGGCCGGGTTTGGATTCTCTTTTGGCAACACAGACAGTACAAAGCCTAAAGAGAGTAACGCCTTCAAATTCGAAGCGCCCAAAAAGTCCACCTCTCTCTTCGCTTCTTCGCCTGCTACTCCTGCAAAGTCCGCCACAGGAAATGAGGCGGCGCCTTTGGGGAAATTCGGGCCCGGCGGTTCTCAGCCACAGCTGTCTTTTGGTGCCAAGGCAGGCACATCGCCAGCGGCCAGCACCACTAGTAGCTTCGCCTTCAATGTTGGAAAGCCCAATACACCGGCAGGAGCTGGTACAGGATTTTCATTCGGTACTAGTTCATCTTCTGCCGCTACGGCTGGCGCGTCTACTACCTCAGCATTTGGGAGTACCGGTACAGGATCAGCTCCGACATTCTCTTTTGGAGCGACAACGCCATCAAcctcgtcttcttcaccattTGTATTCGGCAAGTCTCCTGTGGTACAGCCTTCCAGCGATGCGCCAAAATTCGGTGCTTCCTTGCAGCCCTTCGGTTCTACCTCTTCTGTTTCTACCCCAGCTCCCACCACCAATGAGAACAACACtgaaggggaagaagctgctgcGCCCGGTTCCCCATCCAAAAACCTCGCGTCGGTTGCAGGTGCAGGTGAAGAGAACGAGGATACTGTGATTGAGCAGCGAGGTAAGTTGAACAGGCTGGAAGACGGAGAGTACAAGTTGGAAGGCCTTGGTCAATTCAAGTTGAAGAGAACTAAAAATGAAGAGGATAAAAAGAGAAGACTTCTGATGAGGACTGATGGAAATGGAAACGTAATCCTT AACATGGCCGTGAAGTCAACTTTCAACCCTTCTGTTGAGGGTCCATATTTGAAGTTCTTGGGGTTCAACATGGACGGTAAACCTACTCCTTATGCTCTGAGGGTGAAAAATGCAGAGGCAGCCAATACTCTGTTGGAAGgattgaagaaggaagtggaagagatcgagaaagaaaaaagcTGA
- a CDS encoding Hypothetical protein (Similar to TIGR gene model, INSD accession AAW41327.1; CNA01940), whose translation MPSLESAGSYTTLSEATAIGTGTVTHSSTGSASQSATSTDYIYSYATSKIVKTAVAAGVIVLCLAAIVLFFKVSSWIRVRQSLRRHRLLTLSLKSEQQAAAYEIAAWADEPSTVPARSVGIRGDKEKKTRKERKEELKAWKRGGANAWALQEWEGVAA comes from the exons ATGCCTTCCCTCGAATCAGCCGGCTCATATACGACTCTATCTGAGGCCACCGCAATCGGGACCGGAACAGTCACACATTCTTCGACTGGTTCTGCCTCCCAGTCTGCGACCAGCACAGATTATATTTATTCGTATGCTACGAGTAAGATTGTGAAAACTGCTGTAGCTGCCGGTGTGATTGTCTTATGTTTGGCAGCCATAGTCTTATTCTTCAAG GTATCCTCATGGATTCGTGTGCGCCAGAGTCTCAGGCGTCATCGACTTCTCACACTCTCACTTAAATCTGAACAACAAGCTGCCGCATATGAGATTGCCGCATGGGCTGATGAGCCTAGCACCGTACCTGCCCGCAGTGTGGGAATCAGGGGGgacaaggaaaagaagaccagaaaagaaaggaaagaggagtTGAAGGCGTGGAAGAGGGGCGGCGCAAATGCCTGGGCTTTACAAGAGTGGGAGGGAGTGGCGGCATGA